A section of the Thermoflexus hugenholtzii JAD2 genome encodes:
- the ffh gene encoding signal recognition particle protein — MFEGLTQKFQQIFDRLGRRGVLTEADVDAALREIRLALLEADVHYTVVRDFLARVRERAVGAEVLRSLTPAQQVVKIVYEELVKTLGSPAPLHLAGSPPHGVMLVGLQGSGKTTTAAKLALRMRKAGQRPLLVAADVYRPAAIDQLELLGKQLNIPVYREGPEANPVDIARRAMRFARDHGHTLVILDTAGRLHIDEEMMAELEAIRAAIRPEEILLVVDAMTGQDAVRAAEAFHRRLSLTGLILTKLDGDARGGAAISIRAVTGVPIKFIGVGEKPDQLEPFQPERLASRILGMGDVLALIERAQEAVEAEKAAEMARKLSRAEFTLEDFREQLRMLRKMGPLSQLLELLPGYGQMARMLSPEEADRQFKRIEAIINSMTPEERRNPEILNASRKRRIARGSGTTVQEVNQLLNEFRQLQRLMKQMKAGRGGFPFPFFR, encoded by the coding sequence ATGTTTGAGGGGCTGACCCAGAAATTCCAGCAGATCTTCGACCGCCTGGGGCGGCGGGGGGTGCTCACCGAGGCCGACGTGGACGCGGCGCTGCGGGAGATCCGCCTGGCCCTCCTGGAGGCCGATGTCCATTACACCGTGGTCCGCGACTTCCTGGCGCGGGTCCGAGAGCGGGCGGTGGGGGCCGAGGTGTTGCGGAGCCTCACCCCAGCCCAGCAGGTGGTCAAGATCGTCTACGAGGAACTGGTGAAAACCCTGGGCAGCCCGGCCCCCCTCCATCTCGCGGGCTCCCCGCCCCACGGGGTGATGCTGGTCGGGTTGCAGGGATCGGGCAAGACCACTACGGCGGCGAAGCTGGCCCTGCGCATGCGGAAGGCCGGCCAGCGCCCCCTGCTGGTGGCGGCCGACGTCTACCGCCCGGCGGCCATCGATCAGCTGGAGCTCCTGGGCAAGCAGCTGAACATCCCGGTCTACCGGGAAGGGCCGGAGGCGAACCCGGTGGACATCGCCCGCCGCGCCATGCGGTTCGCCCGGGATCACGGACACACCCTGGTGATCCTGGACACAGCGGGTCGGCTGCACATCGATGAGGAGATGATGGCGGAGCTGGAGGCCATCCGGGCGGCCATCCGGCCGGAGGAGATCCTGCTGGTGGTCGACGCGATGACCGGTCAGGATGCCGTCCGGGCGGCGGAGGCTTTTCATCGGCGGCTGAGCTTGACCGGCCTCATCCTCACCAAGCTGGATGGGGATGCGCGGGGCGGGGCGGCCATCAGCATCCGCGCGGTGACCGGGGTCCCCATCAAGTTCATCGGGGTGGGGGAGAAGCCGGATCAGCTGGAGCCGTTCCAGCCGGAGCGGCTGGCCTCCCGGATCCTGGGCATGGGGGATGTGCTCGCGTTGATCGAGCGGGCCCAGGAGGCGGTGGAGGCGGAGAAGGCGGCTGAGATGGCCCGCAAGCTAAGCCGGGCTGAGTTCACCCTGGAGGATTTCCGGGAACAGCTGCGGATGTTGCGGAAGATGGGGCCGCTCTCCCAGCTGCTGGAGCTGCTGCCCGGCTACGGTCAGATGGCCCGCATGCTCTCGCCGGAGGAGGCGGATCGACAGTTCAAACGTATCGAGGCCATCATTAACTCGATGACGCCGGAGGAACGGCGCAACCCGGAGATCCTGAACGCCAGCCGCAAGCGGCGGATCGCCCGGGGCAGCGGGACCACCGTGCAGGAGGTCAACCAGCTGCTCAACGAGTTCCGCCAGCTCCAGCGCCTGATGAAGCAGATGAAAGCCGGCCGCGGCGGCTTCCCTTTCCCGTTTTTCCGTTGA
- the rpsP gene encoding 30S ribosomal protein S16, whose amino-acid sequence MVRIRLQRMGKKHEPTYRIVVADSRAPRDGKFIEIIGHYNPRTEPETIVVNEARALYWLRVGAQPTEAVRILFRKTGTLARFERLKAGEPLEALVAEATALEAGTRTSTR is encoded by the coding sequence ATGGTTCGGATCCGATTGCAACGCATGGGGAAGAAGCATGAACCCACTTATCGGATCGTCGTGGCGGATTCGCGGGCGCCGCGGGATGGGAAGTTCATCGAGATCATCGGGCATTACAATCCCCGCACGGAGCCGGAGACCATCGTGGTGAACGAGGCCCGTGCCCTCTACTGGTTGCGGGTAGGCGCCCAGCCCACGGAGGCGGTGCGGATCCTGTTCCGCAAGACGGGGACGCTGGCCCGCTTTGAGCGGCTGAAGGCCGGCGAGCCGCTGGAGGCGCTGGTCGCGGAGGCCACAGCCCTGGAGGCCGGCACCCGCACCTCCACCCGCTGA
- a CDS encoding KH domain-containing protein — MRAFLEFIVRALLDDPSAVQIRELRRGPVIRYILKAPPGEMGRLIGREGHLAEAIRQVMRAAAPPHRKVDLRIEPLE; from the coding sequence ATGCGGGCCTTCCTGGAGTTCATCGTCCGGGCCCTGCTGGACGATCCCTCCGCGGTGCAGATCCGAGAGCTGCGCCGGGGGCCGGTGATCCGTTACATTCTGAAGGCGCCGCCTGGCGAGATGGGACGCCTGATCGGCCGGGAGGGGCATCTGGCGGAGGCCATCCGTCAGGTCATGCGGGCCGCAGCCCCTCCGCATCGGAAGGTGGATCTGCGAATCGAGCCTCTGGAGTGA